A genomic segment from Peribacillus sp. ACCC06369 encodes:
- a CDS encoding toprim domain-containing protein, which produces MEWGEFDKVIIVEGSSDRRKVASVLNEDVEIRCTNGTISLTKLDELVDELMDRDVYLLFDADESGEKLRKQFRREMPEANHLYINKMYKEVESSPEHHIATVLLSANMNVKMKFLSQRVND; this is translated from the coding sequence ATGGAATGGGGCGAATTCGATAAAGTGATCATTGTAGAAGGCAGTTCCGATAGAAGAAAAGTTGCCTCCGTTTTAAATGAAGATGTGGAAATTAGATGTACGAATGGGACCATATCATTAACTAAGCTTGATGAATTGGTGGATGAATTGATGGACCGTGATGTTTATCTCCTTTTTGACGCAGATGAATCAGGAGAAAAGCTCCGGAAGCAATTCCGAAGGGAAATGCCGGAAGCGAACCACCTGTATATTAATAAAATGTACAAAGAAGTGGAGAGCTCACCTGAACATCATATCGCAACTGTGCTTTTATCTGCCAATATGAATGTTAAAATGAAATTTTTAAGTCAAAGGGTGAACGACTAA
- the gcvH gene encoding glycine cleavage system protein GcvH: protein MTTTPKELRYTKEHEWVKTEDGTVRIGITAFAQSELGDIVFVELPEIGDELKANEPFGSVESVKTVSELYAPISGKVVEVNEDLSDNPEYVNESPFEKAWMIVLEPSNSSDIENLMSAEEYESLING, encoded by the coding sequence ATGACAACAACACCAAAAGAACTTCGTTACACTAAAGAACATGAATGGGTCAAAACCGAAGATGGAACAGTGCGCATTGGAATTACAGCTTTTGCCCAGTCCGAGCTTGGGGACATCGTCTTCGTTGAGCTTCCAGAAATCGGGGATGAACTGAAAGCGAACGAACCATTTGGAAGTGTTGAATCCGTTAAGACCGTTTCTGAGCTGTATGCTCCTATCAGTGGCAAGGTTGTGGAAGTAAACGAAGACTTAAGTGACAACCCTGAATATGTAAATGAATCTCCTTTTGAAAAAGCATGGATGATCGTGCTGGAACCATCAAATAGCAGTGATATTGAAAACCTGATGAGCGCTGAAGAATATGAGAGTTTGATTAACGGTTAA
- a CDS encoding arsenate reductase family protein yields the protein MGLTLYWYPKCGTCRNAKKWLDNHELQYEAIHIAENPPSRTEIEQLYKISNLELKKFFNTSGQKYRELGLKDRLKEASEAEMLDILSTDGMLLKRPIVTDGTKVTVGFKEEQFEQVWN from the coding sequence ATGGGCTTAACATTATATTGGTACCCAAAATGCGGCACATGCCGTAATGCGAAGAAGTGGCTGGATAATCATGAACTGCAATATGAAGCGATTCATATAGCGGAAAATCCGCCTTCGCGAACTGAAATAGAACAACTATATAAAATCAGCAATTTGGAATTGAAGAAGTTTTTCAATACTAGCGGTCAAAAATATCGGGAGCTAGGCTTAAAGGATAGGCTGAAAGAAGCTTCTGAAGCAGAGATGCTTGATATATTGTCCACAGATGGCATGCTTCTGAAAAGGCCGATTGTTACGGATGGTACCAAAGTGACGGTAGGTTTCAAAGAAGAGCAATTCGAACAGGTTTGGAACTGA
- a CDS encoding acyl-CoA dehydrogenase family protein, protein MSNQTTDNLIKGGAFLVEDITYDQVFTPEDYSEEHKMIAKTSEDFVVNEILPQVEHLENHEFDRSVKLLKHAGEIGLLGADVPEEYSGLGLDKISSALITEKMALAGGFGITHGAHVGIGSLPIVLFGNEEQKKKYLPLLATGEKIAAYALTEPSSGSDALGAKTTAKLNAEGTHYILNGEKQWITNAGFADVFCVYAKIDGEQFSAFIVERDYEGVSTGAEEKKMGIKSSSTRTLILEDVHVPVENLLGVAGKGHVIAFNILNIGRYKLGVGAVGGSKRALEITAAYTNQRQQFKTKISDFNLTKEKLATMASKIYAAESSVYRTVGLYDQRQSKLTDEQVKDGKSMAAAIAEYAIECSLNKFFASEVLDYVTDEGVQLHGGYGFMQEYEIEKAYRDSRINRIFEGTNEINRLLVPGTFLKKALKGELPLLQKAQGLQEELMMMMPEEPGDEPLAQEKMLVRNAKKIGILAAGLAAQKYGNKLDQEQEILSNIADIASLAYAAESVVLRTEKAIAATGLEKNKQKVLYTEIFVQEAFNEIEQHAKETLIAVETGDTLRIMLSSLRKLTRHNPINVIAKKREASVKVIETEKYAL, encoded by the coding sequence ATGTCCAATCAAACAACAGATAACCTCATTAAAGGCGGAGCCTTTTTAGTAGAAGATATTACGTATGATCAAGTGTTTACACCGGAAGATTATTCCGAAGAGCATAAAATGATTGCCAAAACTTCAGAGGATTTCGTGGTGAATGAAATTCTGCCGCAGGTTGAACATTTAGAAAACCATGAATTCGACCGTTCTGTAAAATTACTGAAGCATGCAGGTGAAATCGGTTTACTTGGTGCAGACGTTCCTGAGGAATACAGCGGATTGGGTCTTGATAAAATCAGTTCGGCATTAATTACAGAAAAAATGGCACTTGCAGGCGGCTTCGGAATTACGCATGGTGCACACGTAGGTATCGGATCTTTGCCGATCGTATTATTCGGGAATGAAGAACAAAAGAAAAAATATCTCCCTTTACTGGCAACGGGTGAGAAAATTGCTGCGTATGCCTTAACGGAACCCAGCTCAGGTTCAGATGCTTTGGGGGCAAAAACGACGGCGAAATTGAATGCTGAAGGAACACACTATATTTTAAATGGTGAAAAACAATGGATTACAAATGCAGGTTTTGCAGATGTCTTCTGTGTATACGCCAAAATCGACGGCGAACAATTCTCTGCTTTCATTGTAGAGCGTGATTATGAAGGTGTATCGACTGGTGCTGAAGAGAAGAAAATGGGCATCAAAAGCTCATCTACACGTACATTAATCCTCGAAGATGTTCATGTACCTGTCGAAAACCTTTTGGGTGTAGCCGGAAAAGGGCATGTCATTGCTTTCAATATCCTGAATATTGGCCGTTATAAATTAGGCGTGGGTGCTGTCGGCGGATCTAAACGTGCCCTTGAGATTACAGCTGCTTATACGAATCAACGCCAACAGTTCAAAACGAAAATTTCCGATTTTAACTTGACGAAAGAAAAACTTGCCACAATGGCGTCTAAAATTTATGCAGCAGAAAGCTCTGTATACCGTACTGTTGGCCTTTATGATCAAAGGCAAAGCAAATTGACGGATGAGCAAGTAAAAGATGGTAAATCAATGGCAGCTGCAATCGCTGAATATGCAATTGAGTGTTCATTGAATAAATTCTTCGCTTCCGAAGTATTGGATTATGTTACGGACGAAGGCGTACAGCTTCATGGCGGTTATGGTTTCATGCAGGAGTATGAAATTGAAAAAGCATATCGTGATTCCCGTATTAACCGGATTTTTGAAGGTACAAATGAAATCAACCGATTGCTTGTACCGGGAACTTTCCTGAAGAAAGCACTTAAAGGGGAATTGCCGCTTCTTCAAAAGGCTCAAGGCCTGCAAGAGGAATTAATGATGATGATGCCGGAAGAGCCTGGCGATGAGCCATTGGCACAAGAAAAAATGCTTGTTAGAAACGCTAAGAAAATCGGTATTTTGGCAGCTGGCCTTGCTGCACAGAAATACGGCAATAAGCTTGATCAAGAACAAGAAATCCTCTCCAATATTGCTGATATAGCATCCCTTGCATATGCAGCTGAATCCGTGGTATTACGTACGGAAAAAGCAATTGCGGCTACAGGGCTGGAGAAGAACAAACAAAAAGTGCTTTACACGGAAATTTTCGTTCAGGAAGCTTTCAATGAAATAGAACAGCATGCAAAGGAAACGTTAATTGCGGTGGAAACAGGCGATACCCTTCGCATCATGCTTTCTTCACTTCGCAAGCTGACAAGACACAATCCAATCAATGTCATTGCGAAAAAACGTGAAGCTTCCGTTAAGGTAATCGAAACGGAAAAATATGCACTTTAA